Within the Scytonema millei VB511283 genome, the region ATTTTGGGGAGAATTGAGAATTAATAGTCGCGTGCGGGGAGAAATTGCTTGTTCTAAGTCTTCAATCCGAAAGCGAAAGCCAACCTCTTCGCGCAAAGCTAGAGGAATAGCCTTTCCTCCGACGAAGTTGATCGCTGATTCGTAAACGGGAAAACCTGGATCGGGATAGACTACCTCATCACCTGCATTCACCAACGCCAGAATAGTGAAAAAAATTATCGGCTTAGCACCTGGTGTCACCACCACTTCATCGGGATGCACCTCAACGCCTCTTGTCTGCGTCACATATTGAGCGATCGCCTGTCGCAACTGAGGTAATCCCGCCGCCGGAGCATATCCAGTGTAGCCATCTTGCATGGCTTGAAATGCAGCCTGACAGATATTCATCGGTGTCTGAAAGTCTGGCTGTCCGATTTCTAAATGAATTACGTTACGTCCTTGAGCTTCCAACCGTTGTGCTTTGGCAAGAACTTCAAAAGCAGATTCCGTCCCCAGGCGGCTCATTCGTTCGGCAAAATTCATATTCATTTATTTTCCAAATGACAACTAACAACTGAATAACTAGCATTCTTGTATGAATTTTTATTAACAAAATAGTTAGTAAAAATGACAGATATCAGCCAAAAGTTATAGGGATCGACAATAGCCGAAAAATATAACTACAATTAAATCAGTAGACTCGATCGAAACGCTAGGTATCTTCCCTAACGATAGAATGAAACCTTAACTCCCATTTTATAGAGCCTCTTTACTAACACGCATTCTGTCATATATCTATTGATGAGGCTCCTATAAAGGCATGAAAAGACTAAATAGAGTCTACATTATAAATCTATAAATTATTGTTAATTTTTGCTGCCATCGATCGCAAAATTTGGTCTAGCATAGCCCAATGCTAACTAATAAATTAGATGTAGCAGTTTGAATAATTCTGCTATCCTCAATTGAACGTGAGGAAGTTTACTATGTTGAATTTATCAAAACCACAAGAATTTAATTGTCTAGCCAGCTATGTTTTAGAAATGGTCAATGCTGTTAAGCTAGAACAATTACAACCATTTTTTGAATTCTTGCCAGCCGACCCATATTTAGCAGGCAACTATCGTTTCAGAAACCTTTCTCACTTTCAAATAGCTGGCGATCGCCTGATACAATTACCTCACAGGCAGCTATTTCAATCGAAAGCATATAACCCAATTTTGGGAGATGTTATCAGAGAGTATCCAGAACTGGACGATCGCCTAGTTGCGTCGGCAGATTTTCAAAAAATTGTGTGGGAATTTTTCCAGTTTTGCCAGCTTTGTACCAACTTCAATGAAGTTGCAGTGCATC harbors:
- a CDS encoding 2OG-Fe dioxygenase family protein; protein product: MLNLSKPQEFNCLASYVLEMVNAVKLEQLQPFFEFLPADPYLAGNYRFRNLSHFQIAGDRLIQLPHRQLFQSKAYNPILGDVIREYPELDDRLVASADFQKIVWEFFQFCQLCTNFNEVAVHQIRTTASSQQLGNPAPEGIHRDGVELVGIFSVNRTGIEGGETHLYPEKDSRPAFSKILNPGEFLVFRDSQYFHYTSPVKATTSELGVRDVFVLTCPGLFPPESGVGEEEKF